Proteins from a single region of Gemmatimonadaceae bacterium:
- a CDS encoding S8 family serine peptidase, giving the protein MQHGAMVASVAAARGGNGVGMAGAAYLGRVDLVDPRLRDSMGGPIGSAAAGVTIAAHADSLVRRGARVINISLAISVNRNNAADLQDAVTLVQWMMLAGSVGGRPPLFVLSSGNHGGDPRDITFPLMKDEDSTRVLVVTASTRSGGLLTAAVGSPYIDLAAPGDSVGVLRPTNQTGTATSSGASFAAPLVSGLAAMLAGFDPQLTAQELRQLILRGAIGGGVRAGGGSGYRVPDAYESLRIAGRKNGARLCGNKTYLYAEPPTSGNRIFRFLARRDSSLQPLDTIANLLLPEDSLFQFAGITHGGRELVSRVVGSTPQAYQVFARHNGTQWQILPASWPSISAPSFSGSSNSSQGRSHGGDSLLTARFTLASNPALITADVGIDAGGAQSAPLATFANIPDLYNDPVSGILYGGAATEWGTMSPLGGFAITAVGRGTNYGTTSFYRFDLSTLALSHIFDDPASVRMLSLCQATCSWVPAPMHAIGISEDGSEFWYAVPNGAWGSGVGCTVKRYSLKRRQLTTDVAIAVPGCFWMEGSARVAGVAPWVGHARR; this is encoded by the coding sequence ATGCAGCACGGTGCGATGGTCGCTTCGGTGGCTGCTGCGCGTGGAGGCAACGGCGTTGGGATGGCAGGAGCCGCATATCTCGGGCGAGTCGACCTGGTGGATCCTCGGCTGCGTGACTCTATGGGGGGGCCAATCGGCAGTGCCGCCGCAGGTGTCACGATTGCAGCCCACGCTGACTCTTTGGTGAGACGAGGCGCTAGAGTAATCAACATCTCATTGGCGATCAGCGTCAACCGCAATAACGCCGCCGATCTCCAAGACGCTGTGACCCTAGTTCAGTGGATGATGCTCGCTGGCTCAGTCGGCGGCCGGCCTCCACTGTTTGTTCTCTCCTCAGGCAATCACGGGGGAGATCCGAGAGATATTACATTCCCTCTTATGAAGGATGAGGACTCTACTCGAGTGCTGGTCGTGACTGCCAGCACCCGAAGCGGGGGGCTCCTCACGGCGGCCGTCGGTTCTCCCTACATTGACTTGGCGGCGCCTGGCGATAGCGTCGGAGTTCTTCGTCCGACGAATCAGACAGGTACAGCGACATCGAGCGGCGCGTCGTTTGCAGCACCATTGGTGTCAGGCCTTGCGGCAATGCTGGCTGGCTTCGATCCACAGCTCACCGCCCAGGAGCTGCGTCAGCTCATTCTTCGGGGAGCGATAGGCGGTGGAGTTCGCGCAGGCGGCGGAAGTGGATACCGGGTGCCAGATGCGTATGAGTCTCTAAGGATCGCTGGCCGCAAGAACGGAGCGAGGCTTTGTGGCAATAAGACGTACCTCTACGCCGAACCGCCAACTTCAGGTAACCGGATTTTCCGATTCCTCGCCCGCCGTGATTCCTCACTTCAGCCATTGGACACGATCGCGAATCTGCTCCTCCCTGAAGACTCACTGTTCCAGTTTGCAGGGATAACGCACGGCGGCCGAGAGCTTGTGAGCCGGGTCGTTGGTTCCACGCCTCAGGCGTACCAGGTCTTTGCCAGACACAATGGTACTCAGTGGCAGATCCTCCCGGCATCTTGGCCCTCTATCTCAGCACCTAGCTTCAGTGGATCGTCGAATTCCAGCCAAGGGCGATCTCACGGAGGAGACTCGCTCCTGACCGCTCGCTTCACTCTTGCCAGCAACCCCGCTTTGATAACCGCAGACGTCGGAATAGACGCTGGGGGAGCTCAGAGTGCTCCGCTAGCAACCTTTGCGAACATTCCTGACCTCTACAACGACCCTGTTTCAGGCATACTTTACGGCGGCGCCGCTACTGAGTGGGGGACGATGTCTCCGCTCGGAGGGTTTGCAATCACAGCAGTCGGACGGGGAACAAACTACGGGACAACAAGCTTCTATAGGTTTGACCTTTCGACGCTCGCATTGAGCCACATCTTTGACGATCCTGCAAGTGTTCGGATGCTGTCGCTGTGCCAAGCAACATGTAGCTGGGTACCCGCCCCCATGCACGCTATTGGCATATCGGAGGATGGTTCTGAATTTTGGTATGCGGTGCCCAATGGAGCGTGGGGAAGCGGCGTAGGTTGCACCGTCAAGCGATATTCACTGAAGCGACGTCAGTTGACAACAGATGTTGCTATCGCGGTTCCGGGTTGTTTTTGGATGGAAGGCTCGGCTCGAGTTGCTGGAGTCGCACCTTGGGTCGGTCACGCGCGCAGATAG
- a CDS encoding IS30 family transposase, with amino-acid sequence MMETLTWERGLEMAHHRRFTVSTDVAVYFGDPQGPWQRGTNENTNGLLRQYLPKDTDLAAVTQAQLNAIARHLNARPRKTLSFMTPAEKLLKLLLRAVEPAATCSANARSCGSLAFSRRRRRYSCCGVSPAWSSPGRPNCFSHWRSRFARTSSSWATWAKPTPASRRACTSWTTSCVSAEPNAR; translated from the coding sequence ATGATGGAAACGCTCACGTGGGAGCGCGGGCTCGAGATGGCCCACCACCGGCGCTTCACCGTCTCCACCGACGTCGCGGTCTACTTCGGCGATCCCCAAGGCCCGTGGCAGCGTGGGACGAATGAGAACACCAACGGCCTGCTGCGCCAATACCTTCCGAAAGACACCGATCTCGCGGCGGTCACGCAAGCACAGCTCAACGCGATCGCTCGCCATTTGAACGCCCGACCACGCAAGACACTATCATTCATGACACCAGCGGAGAAGTTGCTAAAACTGTTGCTACGAGCGGTTGAACCGGCAGCCACATGTTCTGCGAACGCCCGCTCCTGCGGGAGCCTCGCATTCTCGCGGCGCAGGCGCCGCTACTCGTGCTGCGGCGTTTCGCCCGCGTGGTCCTCCCCGGGGCGTCCGAACTGCTTCAGCCACTGGCGGAGCCGATTCGCCCGGACGTCGAGCTCGTGGGCGACCTGGGCCAAGCCCACCCCAGCCAGCCGACGCGCCTGCACCAGCTGGACGACTTCCTGCGTGTCCGCCGAACCAAACGCGCGGTAA
- a CDS encoding sigma-54-dependent Fis family transcriptional regulator → MGKLVGEAPSFRAVVQRLPVLSRSDATVLLSGETGTGKELVARAIHYLSGRSRDAFTAVNCGSLPDGLLEDEFFGHARGAYTDARTARAGLLRRAHGGTLFLDEVDALTPRAQVALLRVLQDRSYRALGSSDEQHVDVRVVAATNTDLWDLVEQHTFRSDLFYRLSVLTVTLPPLRERIDDILPLAYHFLLKFAGESGTIRFASESKAALLRHPWPGNVRELENAVLRGVSLCEDGVIRADDLGLRARATPVRAPAVEPERVIDLSRPYSDLKRETLVRFERDYLARLLSSCGGNVSQAARQAGKERRDFRRLLRKHAI, encoded by the coding sequence CTGGGAAAGCTGGTGGGCGAAGCGCCCAGCTTTCGCGCGGTTGTCCAGCGACTCCCCGTCCTCTCACGCAGCGACGCCACGGTCCTGCTCAGCGGCGAGACGGGCACGGGCAAGGAACTCGTGGCGCGTGCGATCCACTACCTGAGCGGCCGAAGCCGGGACGCGTTCACCGCGGTCAACTGCGGTTCGCTCCCGGACGGGCTGCTCGAAGACGAGTTCTTCGGCCATGCGCGCGGCGCCTATACCGACGCACGCACGGCGCGCGCTGGCTTGCTGCGGCGAGCCCACGGCGGCACGCTGTTTCTCGACGAAGTGGATGCGCTGACACCGCGCGCCCAGGTCGCGCTGCTCCGCGTGCTCCAGGACCGTTCATATCGCGCGCTCGGCTCCAGTGACGAGCAGCATGTCGACGTGCGAGTGGTGGCGGCCACGAACACCGACCTCTGGGATCTGGTGGAACAGCACACCTTCCGTTCGGACCTGTTCTACCGGCTGAGCGTGCTCACGGTGACGCTGCCTCCGCTGCGCGAGCGGATCGACGACATCCTGCCGCTCGCCTACCACTTCCTGCTCAAGTTCGCCGGGGAGTCGGGCACCATCCGCTTCGCATCGGAGAGCAAGGCGGCGCTGCTGCGACACCCGTGGCCGGGCAATGTGCGGGAGCTGGAGAACGCGGTCCTGCGCGGCGTGAGCCTGTGCGAAGATGGAGTGATTCGCGCCGACGATCTGGGGCTGCGAGCGCGCGCGACGCCGGTGCGCGCCCCGGCGGTGGAACCGGAGCGCGTCATCGACCTCTCGAGGCCCTACAGCGACCTCAAGCGCGAGACGCTCGTGCGCTTCGAGCGCGACTACCTCGCGCGCCTGCTCTCGAGTTGTGGCGGGAACGTGAGCCAAGCTGCTCGTCAGGCAGGCAAGGAACGCCGCGACTTTCGTCGACTGCTGCGCAAGCACGCGATCTGA
- a CDS encoding S8 family serine peptidase, giving the protein MKPHLELKLKAGAPTPDVPYWEDAIRDKAGTEVPPDAAVARLLAKYAVPVLATRAYAPRGTVWSPDEIAAGLDRVYRLVLAEDRTLPPQLIADIALVPSVEYVRLGAIGKADLPSPVVASLSVDTDRQSREAIYLEQAQAYSMGDPGVIVAVLDTGVWLPHPEFAGRLLPGRDFVDILDGAGSFLGDYLDADDDPTDAVGHGTHVAGILAAAGRAMPRGVVPRCRILPVRVLGALRQGDKRVGAGLVDNINVAIKWAVDQGATIINMSLGVRRSGGGVPHVDVVEYARRKGVTIVAAAGNDGREELYYPGALPHVIAVGATSDDGSVASYSTFGRQVSLVAPGTQIYSTYLDNEYAHSTGTSHATPFVAGAAALLASYARARFGVRLRDAQIKHVLKHSADRVDAQFKHPKAGFGRVNILDAVRLLDHRLGAMQRKAA; this is encoded by the coding sequence GTGAAGCCGCACCTCGAACTCAAGCTCAAGGCCGGCGCGCCCACGCCTGACGTTCCCTACTGGGAGGACGCGATCCGCGACAAGGCGGGGACGGAGGTGCCTCCCGACGCCGCGGTGGCCCGGCTGCTGGCGAAGTACGCGGTGCCGGTCCTGGCCACGCGAGCCTACGCGCCGCGCGGCACCGTATGGTCGCCCGACGAGATCGCCGCCGGGCTCGACCGGGTCTATCGCCTCGTGCTGGCCGAAGACCGCACGCTGCCGCCGCAGCTCATCGCCGACATCGCGCTCGTGCCAAGCGTCGAGTACGTGCGGCTCGGCGCCATCGGCAAGGCTGACCTCCCGAGTCCCGTCGTAGCGAGCCTGAGCGTGGATACCGACCGACAGTCGCGGGAAGCCATCTACCTCGAGCAGGCACAGGCGTATTCGATGGGCGATCCGGGAGTGATCGTTGCGGTGCTGGACACGGGCGTGTGGCTGCCGCATCCGGAGTTTGCCGGGCGGCTCCTGCCGGGCCGCGACTTCGTCGACATCCTCGACGGCGCCGGCTCGTTCCTCGGTGACTACCTCGACGCCGACGATGACCCCACCGACGCCGTGGGGCACGGCACGCACGTCGCCGGCATCCTCGCCGCGGCCGGGCGCGCCATGCCGCGTGGTGTGGTGCCTCGGTGTCGCATCCTGCCCGTCCGCGTGCTCGGCGCGCTGCGCCAGGGAGACAAACGCGTGGGTGCTGGGCTCGTCGACAACATCAACGTCGCGATCAAATGGGCGGTCGACCAGGGCGCGACGATCATCAACATGAGCCTCGGCGTGCGGCGTTCCGGCGGCGGCGTGCCGCACGTCGACGTGGTCGAGTATGCGCGTCGCAAGGGCGTCACCATCGTTGCGGCGGCGGGGAACGACGGTCGCGAGGAGCTCTACTACCCCGGCGCGCTCCCGCACGTGATCGCCGTCGGAGCCACGAGCGATGACGGGTCGGTGGCGTCGTACTCCACCTTTGGCCGTCAGGTGTCCCTCGTGGCCCCAGGCACCCAGATCTATTCAACGTACCTGGACAACGAATACGCGCACAGCACCGGGACCTCGCATGCGACGCCTTTCGTGGCGGGCGCTGCCGCGCTGCTCGCGTCCTACGCGCGCGCGAGGTTCGGCGTGCGGCTCAGGGATGCGCAGATCAAGCACGTCCTCAAACACTCGGCGGACCGCGTCGACGCACAGTTCAAGCACCCCAAGGCCGGATTTGGCCGCGTGAACATCCTCGACGCGGTGCGCCTGCTCGACCACCGCCTTGGCGCCATGCAGCGCAAGGCGGCATGA
- a CDS encoding OmpA family protein, with translation MSNSLLELEKSLGPRPRRPKRKARARKRAPLTAPPAATAPPLTAAPSAPSNPPPGLQPQLARASQAVDYRVPGIVQAIAQPSGMTCWATVATIMVMWKKQQSMTIPTALQAAGASYVTKFNGNQGLLGSEKAAFLSAMGLAYQLPQSRAPWGWESLLRSYGPLWITTDEDPTAGFAIHARVMAGIHGDGTPTGTTIDVIDPAGGRTYSERFDTFLRKYESEALTPGRPVRIQIVHWPTTAGLGVLGLVRGKSASYAESLSAGRHATVIDDEFEPTDAEQDSGVPVARAASAYANGLKAPRPLTAADVRWPADASAPDYRHLGVAIDTTPFDLTARVLKRLAAFNRFAFDGVDQRVVIGLRGCTLDNDVTDWSDAIRVREAVPNHADNRCVIGVWDRVTGKVVAFSASTVPNWEYMEAYRQNHARRANQQPTGRYSLVVGTHRPGKKSRVLGALRNASELVVLRTQDNLSYTVMDTWDQTTPFNNIHPGLVPVNQGTSTVPDYSSAGCSTVPGTSSGDVPSGAWAAFRKALGLDNASLSKDDGRKFAYMLLTGREARLCAGSPPSIERLRFGSQGEDVRKLQDGLASHPKKYYKGKVDGDLGAGTAMAFIRFQKDRDRGAADGIVTPGDATALGFALGASGAQQMDIIDKIVEKGEDIARGIFNKLTKRAEEGRFAVTGEIAEFMHDDTASSRQWTRKTAELKLKATAPRSGVKDVARLDIAGAKTYHFKLLIDFEYNGYDIKNAQISRVIQGSSEMTSGQFTADFKAKNATTLKAEVARIEFVLSGKWDPGLGDKYYDFKGKVFVEADGDVGFSLDKNERVSIDFVAGATLANVKTTSGKPPANQVVRTVVFFEKVGSDVIAEKEMSRVKSWLRRLRTEQDVRYKRLRAGTLPINIEGYASATGKGEMNQKLSRSRAEKVQKLFRDELGSEAKIILAAHGEDDPAYKDSKKDENDFDRRVDIWFEVTGTN, from the coding sequence ATGTCCAATTCCCTCCTCGAACTCGAGAAGTCGTTAGGCCCGCGTCCCCGGCGCCCCAAGCGCAAGGCACGAGCCAGGAAGCGTGCACCGCTGACGGCGCCGCCGGCGGCAACCGCCCCGCCGCTGACTGCGGCGCCGAGCGCGCCCTCCAATCCGCCGCCGGGCCTGCAGCCTCAGCTCGCGCGCGCCTCGCAGGCCGTCGACTACCGCGTCCCGGGCATCGTGCAGGCGATCGCGCAACCGTCAGGAATGACCTGCTGGGCGACCGTGGCCACGATCATGGTCATGTGGAAGAAGCAGCAGTCGATGACCATTCCTACCGCCCTTCAAGCGGCTGGCGCCAGCTACGTGACGAAGTTCAACGGCAACCAGGGGCTGCTGGGCTCCGAGAAGGCCGCCTTCCTTTCGGCGATGGGTCTGGCCTACCAACTGCCACAGAGCCGCGCGCCCTGGGGATGGGAGAGCCTGCTGCGCTCATACGGCCCGTTGTGGATCACCACCGACGAAGACCCGACGGCCGGGTTCGCGATTCACGCGCGTGTGATGGCGGGGATTCACGGGGATGGCACACCGACCGGCACCACCATCGACGTCATCGATCCGGCGGGGGGCCGCACCTACTCCGAGCGGTTCGACACCTTCCTGCGCAAGTATGAGTCGGAGGCACTGACTCCGGGGCGCCCGGTGCGTATCCAGATCGTGCATTGGCCGACGACCGCAGGGCTCGGCGTCCTCGGTCTGGTGCGCGGCAAATCGGCATCGTACGCCGAGTCACTGTCGGCCGGTCGCCATGCGACGGTCATCGACGACGAGTTCGAGCCAACCGACGCTGAGCAGGACTCGGGCGTCCCGGTGGCGCGCGCGGCGTCCGCGTACGCGAATGGCCTCAAGGCGCCGCGGCCACTGACCGCTGCCGACGTGCGATGGCCCGCGGATGCTTCAGCGCCGGACTATCGTCACCTCGGGGTCGCCATCGACACCACGCCGTTCGACCTCACGGCGCGCGTGCTCAAGCGTCTCGCGGCGTTCAATCGCTTTGCCTTCGACGGCGTTGATCAGCGCGTGGTCATTGGCCTGCGCGGATGCACGCTCGACAACGACGTCACCGACTGGAGCGATGCGATCCGGGTGCGCGAAGCCGTGCCGAATCACGCGGACAATCGCTGCGTGATCGGCGTGTGGGACCGCGTGACGGGGAAGGTGGTCGCGTTCAGTGCATCGACGGTGCCTAACTGGGAGTACATGGAGGCGTACCGCCAGAACCACGCGCGGCGCGCCAACCAGCAGCCCACCGGCCGCTACAGCCTGGTCGTGGGTACGCACCGTCCAGGAAAGAAGAGCCGAGTGCTCGGCGCGCTGCGGAATGCGTCGGAACTGGTGGTGCTGCGGACGCAGGACAACCTGTCGTACACCGTGATGGATACCTGGGACCAGACCACGCCGTTCAACAACATTCATCCGGGCCTCGTCCCGGTGAACCAGGGGACGTCGACCGTGCCGGACTATTCGTCGGCGGGGTGCTCGACGGTGCCTGGCACCTCGAGCGGGGACGTGCCGTCGGGCGCGTGGGCCGCGTTCCGCAAGGCGCTGGGCCTCGACAACGCCAGTCTCTCGAAGGACGACGGCCGCAAGTTCGCGTACATGTTGCTGACGGGTCGAGAGGCTCGCCTATGTGCCGGATCGCCGCCGTCGATCGAGCGGCTCCGCTTCGGTTCGCAGGGCGAAGACGTGCGCAAGTTGCAGGACGGACTGGCCAGTCACCCGAAGAAGTACTACAAGGGAAAGGTAGACGGCGACCTCGGAGCCGGGACGGCGATGGCGTTCATCCGGTTCCAGAAGGACCGCGATCGCGGCGCTGCCGATGGCATCGTGACGCCGGGTGATGCCACCGCACTCGGCTTTGCCCTGGGCGCGTCCGGCGCTCAGCAGATGGACATCATCGACAAGATCGTCGAAAAGGGAGAAGACATCGCGCGCGGCATCTTCAACAAGCTGACCAAGCGCGCGGAGGAAGGCCGCTTTGCGGTGACCGGCGAGATCGCCGAGTTCATGCACGATGACACGGCGTCGTCACGCCAGTGGACCCGCAAGACGGCGGAACTCAAGCTCAAGGCCACGGCGCCGCGATCCGGCGTGAAAGACGTGGCACGGCTCGACATTGCCGGGGCCAAGACCTACCACTTCAAGCTGCTGATCGACTTCGAATACAACGGCTACGACATCAAGAACGCCCAGATCTCGCGAGTGATCCAGGGCTCCTCCGAAATGACGAGCGGGCAGTTCACCGCGGACTTCAAGGCGAAGAACGCCACCACACTCAAGGCAGAGGTGGCCCGCATCGAGTTCGTGCTCAGCGGCAAGTGGGACCCCGGACTCGGCGACAAGTACTACGACTTCAAGGGAAAGGTCTTCGTCGAGGCCGACGGAGACGTCGGCTTCTCGCTCGACAAGAACGAGCGCGTCTCGATCGACTTCGTGGCCGGCGCCACGCTGGCGAACGTGAAGACCACGTCTGGCAAGCCTCCGGCGAACCAGGTCGTGCGCACGGTCGTGTTCTTCGAGAAGGTCGGGTCCGACGTGATCGCCGAGAAGGAGATGAGCCGCGTGAAGTCATGGCTCCGCCGGCTGAGGACGGAGCAGGACGTACGCTACAAGCGGCTCCGGGCCGGGACGCTTCCGATCAACATCGAGGGGTACGCCAGTGCGACGGGGAAGGGCGAGATGAACCAGAAACTCTCGCGCAGCCGTGCCGAAAAGGTACAGAAGCTGTTCCGCGACGAACTCGGGAGCGAGGCAAAGATCATCCTCGCGGCGCATGGCGAGGACGACCCGGCATACAAGGATTCAAAGAAGGACGAAAACGACTTCGATCGTCGCGTGGACATCTGGTTCGAGGTGACGGGCACGAACTGA
- a CDS encoding sulfurtransferase yields the protein MTTPPDRNRVLVTTQWVQEHVNDPSVRIVEIDVDTKAYDAGHIRGAVGWNWQTQLQDRVRRDIVGREAFAALLGASGIAPSHTIVLYGDNNNWFAAYGFWLLKLYGHEDVRLMDGGRVKWLNEDDKELTVEPPAVTPTTYNIQVERQELRARVTDVLGVVQAKSQGLVDVRSPAEFTGEVIAPPGMSETAQRGGHIPGARSIPWSTAVAADGTFKNDAELRHAYVTSGGVDLSRPVIAYCRIGERSSHTWFVLKYLLGVENVRNYDGSWTEYGNLVAAPIELGAPAPAAG from the coding sequence ATGACCACTCCCCCAGACCGCAACCGCGTCCTCGTCACGACCCAGTGGGTCCAGGAACATGTCAACGATCCCTCGGTGCGCATCGTCGAGATCGATGTCGATACCAAAGCCTACGATGCCGGGCACATCCGCGGCGCGGTCGGCTGGAACTGGCAGACGCAGCTCCAGGATCGGGTCCGGCGTGACATCGTCGGTCGCGAGGCGTTCGCAGCCCTGCTCGGCGCGTCGGGGATCGCGCCCAGCCACACCATCGTGCTCTACGGCGACAACAACAACTGGTTTGCGGCGTACGGCTTCTGGCTGCTCAAGCTCTATGGCCACGAGGACGTCCGGCTGATGGACGGTGGCCGCGTGAAGTGGCTCAATGAAGATGACAAGGAGCTGACAGTCGAACCGCCGGCCGTGACCCCAACCACGTACAACATCCAGGTGGAGCGACAGGAGCTGCGCGCGCGCGTCACCGACGTCCTTGGCGTGGTGCAGGCGAAGTCACAGGGCCTCGTGGACGTGCGGAGTCCGGCGGAGTTCACCGGAGAGGTCATCGCGCCCCCGGGCATGTCGGAGACGGCACAGCGCGGTGGACACATCCCCGGCGCGCGCAGCATTCCCTGGTCCACCGCGGTCGCGGCGGACGGCACGTTCAAGAACGACGCCGAGCTGCGCCATGCGTACGTGACATCCGGCGGCGTGGACCTCTCGCGACCGGTGATCGCGTACTGTCGTATCGGCGAGCGTTCGAGCCACACGTGGTTCGTGCTCAAGTACCTGCTGGGCGTCGAGAACGTGCGGAACTACGACGGATCGTGGACGGAATACGGCAACCTCGTGGCCGCCCCGATCGAGCTGGGGGCTCCGGCGCCCGCCGCGGGCTGA
- the hemL gene encoding glutamate-1-semialdehyde 2,1-aminomutase, with the protein MTFAAAAELAARAERVMPGGVSSPVRALASVSDAPLVLERGSGAHVVDADGASLIDYIGSWGAAIVGHAHPHVVDAVTRTLRDGLGFGATHRLEVALAEEVARRVPVAEHVRFTCSGTEAVMSAVRLARAATGRSQLVTFAGCYHGHADAVLPAAGSGLSTLGLVTAHGVPSSVAAETIVLPYNDVSALEECFAHGGDGVAAVLVEPVAGNMGVVPATAEFLGALRRLTRAHGALLIFDEVMTGFRLARGGAIELTGIEPDLVTLGKVLGGGLPVAAYAGRESVMRLIAPRGPVYQAGTLAGNPPGMAAGLATLELLDADAYVRLERSGARLGAGLATMLGRAGIPAQVQRVGSMLTVFFAPQPVLDHDDAKGADHAAFARFFRGLRRAGVLLPPSGYESWFLSLGHDDGVVDRTLEAVASVLEVPSTVAFDAPARTAPAGPAPSVHARVFDSVVDMLPDESNPSPLVRINKLNPAPAFALYAKLEWMNPLGSVKDRAAWEMLRDLETRGVLGSGAPGRGLVEPTSGNTGLSLAALAGARGYAMRAVVPNKVPLEKKLLLRVAGAELEVINDELCPMPGLGDGSINIARSHARAQPDRYVMPNQYANQANVAAHARTTGPEIWRQTRGAITHLFVTLGTCGTVTGLARWLRSRAPGLRVIAVQPSEGHDVPGLRNVSQLDATELFDASLIDEIIEIDFRLAYERALDLARQEALLAGPSSGLVLEGARQILARDVGLRGVGVMVFPDNVFKYAATMARHLPDLTRGTTL; encoded by the coding sequence ATGACCTTTGCAGCAGCAGCGGAGTTGGCGGCACGCGCCGAGCGGGTGATGCCCGGTGGCGTGAGCTCGCCCGTGCGCGCCCTCGCCTCGGTGAGTGACGCCCCGCTCGTGCTCGAGCGAGGTTCGGGCGCGCACGTCGTCGACGCCGATGGCGCCAGCCTGATCGACTACATCGGTTCGTGGGGCGCAGCGATCGTCGGGCATGCGCATCCGCATGTCGTGGACGCGGTGACGCGCACGCTGCGCGACGGTCTGGGGTTCGGCGCCACGCATCGACTCGAAGTCGCGCTCGCTGAGGAAGTGGCGCGCCGCGTGCCGGTCGCCGAGCACGTTCGGTTTACCTGCAGCGGGACGGAAGCGGTGATGAGTGCGGTGCGTCTCGCGCGCGCCGCGACCGGGCGTTCGCAACTCGTCACGTTCGCAGGGTGCTACCACGGACACGCCGATGCGGTCCTCCCGGCCGCTGGGTCCGGGCTGTCCACGCTGGGTCTGGTGACGGCGCACGGTGTTCCATCGAGTGTGGCGGCCGAGACGATCGTATTGCCGTACAACGATGTGAGCGCGCTCGAGGAGTGTTTCGCCCACGGCGGCGACGGTGTGGCCGCGGTGCTCGTCGAGCCGGTGGCCGGCAACATGGGTGTCGTGCCGGCTACCGCGGAGTTCCTGGGAGCGTTGCGCCGTCTGACCCGGGCGCATGGCGCCCTGTTGATCTTCGACGAGGTCATGACCGGCTTTCGCCTGGCGCGCGGCGGGGCCATCGAACTGACCGGGATCGAGCCCGACCTCGTGACGCTGGGCAAGGTGCTGGGTGGCGGGCTTCCGGTCGCTGCGTACGCCGGGCGCGAGTCGGTGATGCGGCTGATCGCCCCGCGTGGCCCGGTGTACCAGGCCGGCACACTGGCCGGCAATCCACCGGGCATGGCCGCGGGGCTCGCGACGCTCGAACTGCTCGATGCCGATGCGTACGTGCGGCTCGAGCGTTCCGGTGCACGGCTGGGCGCGGGGCTCGCGACGATGCTCGGGCGCGCTGGCATTCCGGCGCAGGTGCAGCGCGTTGGCTCGATGCTCACGGTGTTCTTCGCGCCGCAGCCCGTGCTCGATCACGACGATGCAAAGGGCGCCGACCACGCGGCGTTTGCGCGTTTCTTCCGCGGATTGCGCCGAGCCGGGGTGTTGCTCCCTCCGAGTGGCTACGAGAGCTGGTTTCTGTCGTTGGGGCACGACGACGGTGTGGTCGATCGTACGCTCGAGGCGGTTGCGTCCGTGCTCGAAGTCCCCTCGACGGTCGCCTTTGACGCGCCGGCGCGCACGGCACCGGCCGGACCAGCGCCCTCGGTACACGCCCGCGTGTTCGACAGCGTCGTCGACATGCTGCCTGACGAGAGCAACCCGTCGCCGCTGGTTCGCATCAACAAGTTGAACCCGGCACCCGCGTTTGCGCTCTACGCCAAGCTGGAGTGGATGAACCCGCTCGGCTCGGTGAAAGATCGCGCCGCGTGGGAGATGTTGCGCGACCTCGAGACGCGCGGTGTGCTGGGTTCCGGGGCACCCGGGCGCGGACTCGTCGAGCCGACGAGTGGCAACACGGGACTGAGCCTCGCGGCTCTCGCCGGCGCGCGAGGGTACGCGATGCGGGCCGTGGTACCCAACAAGGTGCCCCTCGAGAAAAAGCTGCTGTTGCGCGTCGCGGGCGCAGAGCTGGAGGTGATCAACGACGAGCTGTGTCCCATGCCCGGACTCGGCGACGGCTCGATCAACATCGCCAGGTCGCACGCGCGTGCCCAGCCCGATCGATACGTGATGCCGAATCAGTACGCCAACCAGGCCAACGTCGCAGCCCACGCGCGCACCACGGGGCCCGAGATCTGGCGCCAGACTCGCGGGGCCATCACGCATCTCTTCGTGACGCTGGGCACCTGCGGCACGGTGACCGGGCTGGCGCGGTGGCTGCGATCGCGTGCGCCCGGACTGCGGGTGATCGCCGTGCAGCCGTCGGAAGGCCATGACGTCCCGGGACTGCGCAACGTCTCGCAGCTCGACGCGACGGAGCTGTTCGACGCGTCGCTGATCGACGAGATCATCGAGATCGACTTCCGTCTCGCGTACGAGCGCGCCCTCGACCTTGCGCGTCAGGAGGCACTGCTCGCGGGTCCGAGTTCCGGGCTCGTGCTCGAAGGCGCCCGCCAGATCCTCGCGCGCGATGTCGGGCTGCGCGGCGTGGGCGTGATGGTCTTTCCCGACAACGTGTTCAAGTACGCCGCCACGATGGCGCGCCACCTCCCCGACCTCACGCGTGGCACCACGCTGTGA